A window of Phragmites australis chromosome 2, lpPhrAust1.1, whole genome shotgun sequence genomic DNA:
ACGTCACATTGAAGGTGAGGTGATTTTCCTGTGGCTAGGCTCAACttcgtccatcatgcaagtATGGTCGACCACAATCGATACCTCATAATAGTTAACTCACTTCCCCTTGAAACCTTGCACCCACCATGGGCAACCCTTATTCGCACACTTCACATTATATTCTTTCTTGCTTCACTtaacaacataaaactgtcatCGAAGCGAAGTCGCCCATTGAGTCATAGCATCCTTCATGGTCtaactggtaggatacctatCACATTAggtcacctcattctacatATACTCTTAGGTCACTTGATTTTCCTCATTCACCAtaaggttgttgaagtttggattgttcCAATCAGTAGGAACCGGAGCATCGTCCTTatcatccgagatgtcatactTAGGAGTTTCATAGCATGAAGATCATaccgctccatctgttcaattagagaagggattcgttTTCCCTCGTCTACCTCACCGGTCAGTTTAGTCGAATAATCTGATGAATGTGCACCATTCAAATCGACATCTTCACCATACtattcctcatcaccctcctccatCGCATACCCTCTACCCTGTATCTCCCCAACTGCCTTCTTATTCTtctattgcacaagcaacataggatgTCAACCTCTGTACATAACATCTTACAAGTACCTCTTCCATAATTCATCTTCCTAGAGCGGGAACACCTCCTAGTACACACCTTATCTGAAACGGTTGCTCAAAATGCTAATGACGGATAAGATCAAGTTCTCGTCCGCTGAACAAATGAGACATTTCTCTCCGGTTATTAAATTCGCTGACAGTCGAGACCCATAAAATCTCGCCCCTTATTCTCGCACGTTGAACTAGCGATGGTAAGGTAGACCTCATCATTTTTCAAATGGACATGTAATTTGaagtatttgaaaaaaatataaaaatttccTGATATACATCTACATGGTACACGGAAGGTTTGCCATAAAACAGCAGGCCCACAAGTCCCATTAAGGGCATCGAGGCTCCATCTTCTACAGCCCACCAATGCCCGGACCGGGAGGCCCATCAATCCCAAGAGCAACCCGAGCCGATCTTGGCCGTCCACTCCAACAAGACCAACACGCGATCCCATCCGTCCACCCGATGGCTTTAGGGTTTCTCCAAGCCATAACAGGGCCCGAGGAGCCGCCCTTATAAACCCTTCCCCTTCTCTCACCACTGCCACCCTCTCGCCCGCCAGGAGAAGCCGCCGCCGTGTCCACAGCCACCGCAGGCGAGCGCGATGGTAAGATCTCACACCCTTCTGCCTCCTGCGCGCTTACTCGAATCGATTGCTACGTCTATTCCTTTGTAGCTTGCGTTTGGCTGGGTAGATTTGTGGATTTGTTGTTGCTGTTACTGTAGTTCCTGCTCCATGTCTAGGTAGATTCGTATGGCTCTAGGTGGTTTAGTTTAGCGACCAGTGTGTCTGCCATGGTGTTATCCTGTTTCGCTATGTTTACGATTGGATTAGTGGTTCAATGACTGATTTGGGTGGATCTATTGGAGAATGCATACTACGCTATTTTGGTGTCTATCTGTCGGTATACGAGGTTACTGGCGTCTCTTTTCCTTTACCACATGTTGCTATGGTGATAATTTTGCCTAGACTGCTGTTGGGTTTAGTAGATCTATACTAACGCATCCGTGTATCCGTGGCAATGCCTAAGATAACAAACTGTTAAACTTTTTTGGTGGATGGACATTTGTTTTATAGATATTTCAATGTGGGTGCTATGAGAGTTATCTTTAGGTAAGACATGCAGTTCCTTAGTACTATGCTCTCGTCATCTAAGCTGTATGTTGGTGATGACACATTTGCTGGTCGGATTGCGTGTTTGATCGGCCAACAGTTTTTTACTGTATAATGTTTTGGAAATGTATGTGcagttttttattttcatgtgTGTATTGGATATTTCTCCAGGGTGGGTTTGTCAAGACCCAGAAGACACATGCGTACTTCAAGCGTTTCCAAGTGAAGTTCAAGAGACGGAGGGGTAAGATTAGCACTCTGACTCGATGACTTTCTGTTTCTGTTACTTTACACTGTTTTAATTGAGCGATTATTTTGTGCTTGTTTTGCAGCCGGAAAGACGGACTACAGGGCCAGAATTCGGCTCATTAACCAAGACAAAAACAAGTACAACACCCCAAAATACAGATTTGTTGTGCGATTTGTATCCTTCTAGTACTTTGGTAATCATTGTTCTTATGTCATTGCTTATTTTTATGGTACATTTGAGTATTAGAGGCAAATTGTATGTCTTAACAAAATCACGTTAGACCAACAAGGACATCACTGCACAAATCATATCTGCTACCATTACGGGTGATATGGTGCTTGCTGCTGCCTATTCCCATGAGCTGCCTCGATATGGTCTTGAAGTTGGTCTAACCAACTATGCTGCAGGTAGATTTTTTCAACCAAAAATACATGTGAAATGCATATTGTTATCTCATTGCATATAAGTCTCTAAGTGAACTGTTTACATGCATCTTGTAGCCTACTGCACGGGTCTTCTTTTGGCTCGTCGTGTGCTCAAGCTCCGTGATTTGGATCAGGAGTATGAGGGCAATGTTGAGGTAAGATTCAATCAAAGATTTAATTTTAATGTAATATGTAATATTTTCTGATGTTGCATTCATTGAGCATTTGTAATGTTGGCTACTTTTGTGCTCAGGCCACTGGTGAAGACTTCTCTGTTGAGCCAGCTGATGAGAGGAGGCCTTTCCGTGCTCTCTTGGATgttggccttattaggactacCACTGGAAACCGTGTATTTGGTGCCCTTAAGGTACGTGTTCCTTTAATGCTATGATGATGATTTCCTACTTATTAGATACATCTTGGTGATTTATTGTACTTAGCTTGTCAAGAAGGCAAGTTTTTGACATGAACTCCACTATAGGTTGTCACTAATAGATTCAGTCTTGAGAATGTTTGTCATTTGTCCATTGAAGTTATTTTTGGCATTTAAAAACGTCATgttctattttataaaatttcatTCGTATGCCAGTTAGCATTGTAAGAATATATATTCCCGTTTATTTGTTCTATAATTAATTTTCCAATATGGGTTACCTTTGCACTATTTTTATGCATAAGAAATACAGATGTTTTGTTGACTTGATCTTTGCAGCATTTTAATGCTTGTATTTCATTTTGGTGCTGCAGGGAGCTCTGGATGGTGGTTTGGACATTCCTCATGGTGAGAAGAGGTTTGCTGGTTTCAAGAAGGATGAGAAGCAGCTGGATGCTGAGATTCACCGCAAGTACATCTATGGTGGCCATGTTGCTGACTACATGAGGGTGAGTTGTGACCTGGTGCATTGTAGTTTTACTTTGTTCTCTTGTGCTACTGTGATTTCCTTTTATAATTTTAGTTCTGAAAGATGTAGCAGTTCCAGATCTTTATGTCATGTACTTTTGAGTGGTAGGCTCTGTTACTAGATATAGAGCTTTGTTGATTCTCATTGTGACTAATATTCATTTATGCTGTCATTAGACGCTAGCTGATGAGGAACCAGAAAAGTATCAATCTCACTTCAGTGAGTACATCAAGAAGGGAATTGAGGCTGATGACATGGAAGCTCTGTACAAGAAGGTTCACGCTGCCATTCGTGCTGATCCTATCATGGCCAAGTTAGCCAAAGAAGCACCGAAGGAGCACAAGAGGTATACATATATCCATCTAATGATTCTTTATCCTGCGTATTGATGTTTTTTCCACCCTGATTTACTTGGTTCTGATTTCTGTCTTGCCTTTTGTTTGTTGTATGCAGGTACAACCTCAAGAAGCTGACCTACGATCAGAGGAAGGCCAGGCTCGTTGAAAGGCTCAATGCTCTCAACAACTCTGGTGGCGctgatgacgatgatgaggatgatgagtgAAGTGTAGTCCACCATAGTAGTGCTATCGTATGAAGGGAACTTGTTCTATGGTAGTTATCCTTACCTGTAGTCTTGCAACAGGCATTTTTGTTTAAGTTTGGACCTGTTTGTCTTGAGTTTCAAGCTGGAGTTCTGGATTATTATCTTAATTATAAGATGTGCTACCTTTTGGACATGGCTCTTCTGAATCCCTTAATTTGTCTTCTTTCTCTCAATTCTGCCTTGATTTCTAACGGCAGGATGATGGTATTTGTGTGCGTCTTCTGCCCATCggtttcaattttgtttcatgGTGGATTGATGCGTTTTTTTGTTACAATTCGAATGTCTTCATATTGTTTTGGCAATTTAGCTCTTGGTGCTGGATGTTATCTTTGGTCCAAATGCGAGCTTTCACTTGTTTGCCTTTCTTTTGCCAATTGCGATGATGGAAGATATCTGTTCTGCTCGGTAGTTTGCTAATCGTATGTTACAAATCTTAGGTGTAGCATGTTACGGTGTTTCTCATCACACCGTTCGGTTGAGGACACTTGGTCAACATGACTCCAGTGATCAACACCGATGTGACTGGATCAATAACTCAGAAGTCAGAACTGACGACACATTGGTCAATTGGTTAATCCGTATATTCCGATCAAATGAACACCATGGTCTAGCTGCTTGTCAACAATTTTAGGTTAACTGAACCTCGGCTAGAAATTTACTGACAGCACGCATTCTCTTGTTCTCCTCGCTCTCCTGCCTGTCTCAATTTTAGGCTTCGTTTGTGTCTCAATTTTAGGCTTCGTTTGGATTTTGGGACATAAGAGGTGGGGAAAAAATGAGCATTTAAATTCAATTCTAGTCATTCACTTATTTTCACATTTCTATCCTGATTTTTTACTCACTTTCTTTTCCCTATCACATTTCTCTTTTCCAAGTTACAAAACGAGGTCGTAAGTGTTCAAGTGTTGAGGGCACCTCGGACTAATCAAAATGTTTTGGTTTGGATCTAGACGGGCTTGACCTCGAGCTAGGTTCATGATTTAGTCGATTAtttcaaatacatatttttagataaactataagtattattaCTTTGGAAAATAGTAGAAGATGATGgcattttatattaaaaatagttttaaaaaatactgGAAAACATTGATTATTTAGAAAATACCATATCGGCCCGGCTTGGGCCAAAACAGGCTCGACCGGAAGCCCTCACTGGACCTCGAACTCGAAGTATCACACCATCGTCCTCTTCTTCGCCCGCGCGGTCGCCGTCGAACTGACGCCGGTCGCCTAAGCACGCAAGCCACCCCGAAGAGGTTCCTCGCTGGTGCTGGTatctggtggcggcggcggtcgtcCTCACCCTCCTGCTCCTCCCTTTACCGGTATTTGATTGGCGTTGAGTAGAGATCCATCCGTACTCGGGATTGATTCCTTTCataggtaaaaaccctaactTGCTGTCTTGCTCGGATGGATTTTTTTGGAGAACGAGTTTGTTTGTTCCCCAGTTAGATCTTGTAATTGGCGTTAGCAATCAAATCCAAGCCTCTCTCTTCCCATAAGCAAGTGAAGCGCCTTCCTGTTTCGTGCCCATGTCACATTTACAATGACTTTATGATTTCGTGTGTTCTACCGATTTCCAATGTCCACCGTACCAATTAGGCGGACGACGGACCTACCATGATTCATGTTTATTTAAAACTTAGTATAACTAGCGCATACACACTCACACCAACGCATATACTCACAtgtctataaaaataaaaaatatgaagctAGAAGATTAACAAAATCACTGAAGACGTCttccaataaaaaaattcatcttATCGAGACACACAAAGAGAAAATACAGTATTTGATACATGATGAGTAGAGATATAACCAACAACTAGCCTACCTGCCTGGAATACCCAATAATTTGATCAAAAGATTTAGTATATAACATGTATATTCATGTGTACATTTAACATTTGGGCCAAATTCTTCAGAATGGAGCCCAATCCACAACATCTGGACGAGGCTCGACAGCAGGCCAGACGCGAATACATGGGCTTCGGTAAATCTGGCCACACCCGACGCCGACGGCCACCTCCTCTCTCCGCCTCCCGACTCTCGCTCGGTCTCTGCTGCCGCTCTCTCCTGTCTCCTCTCGTTCTCTACCCAGTCCCCATCTCTTAATTGACTAAACCCTAGGGCGGCCGGCAGGCACACCACAGCCCCGACTGCGCGGTCAGCGAGGGAGGCAGGGAGCGCCACCTCGCCGCAGCCGAGCAGGCGAGCAGCAGGACAACAGCGAGGTCGAACGCCTCAGCGCCACACGCACACGGTGAGGAGAATCCCCAAGTTCCAATTCCTAATTTCCTTGCACAATTGGTACCGTTTTTAGTTTTGAGGTGAATGTTTAATGTAGATAGTAGAGCGGTAGAAGAGCTTTCGCAAATAATTAATGAAGAAGAAATCAAATGATTTCAAAGGTTTAGAGATGCGTAGAGATGATAACCGTAGAGATGAAAGGTCTAGAAAAGTGAAAAATCTTGCTGAGCTCTCCATTACACTtgttgaaacaaagaagaacctcAAATATGATGTTATGTACAAGCTTCTCAAATTAGTACTAATTCTTCCGGTAGCAACCGCTAGCATTGAGAGAGTATTTTCCACAATGAATTATGTGAAGAATAAGTTGAGAAATAAGATGGGGATCAGTACTTGAACGATTGCTTGGTTACATTTCTTGAGCGTGATTTTTTTATGCAAATTAAGGATAGCGACATCATCGAACGCTTCCAAGCCGTGAAGGAATGCAAAGttaattgtaattttctttaaatgtTTTGTAATTTCTCTTAATTTGTTGATACACCTATCTCTAGTGTGAAAAAATTCAACTTTAATTTATGCGTTTACGGACTTCTCGCATTTTGCAttgaacattttctttttgcttgGGAATACCCAACCACCGAATCCTGGGTCCGCCAACCATAATACTTTGCTTATTACTCCAGATTTCAGGAGGCGGAAAATTTCACTTGGAAGATGGTTCAACTCTTTTTGCAAGTGCCGGCAGAAGTTGGCAGTGTTAATACAATTGCTGTGAAAGCTAGAAGATCTCTTCTTAGCAATGCTGAGTCCATAATCAAGTCAGTTATTAAATCAGGAGGCAGGTATGAGGCCCGGCTGTGGCTGCACAGTACTGTCTCATCGGTCCATTCGCTCAATCGCCATGATCAGCGGGACCTGTTTCTCGATCTCTTGGAGATGAAGAATTCCAGACAGGATGTTTCTGCCCGCTTGCTGCGGATGATTTTTGAAAAGAAGCCTGAAAGAGCAGGCTATATTCTAGCAAAAAAATGTCACATGTTGGAGGAGTTCTTCCGAGGTAATTTCGCGAAGAACTCGATGTGATTTGTATTTTTCTGCTTCTGCTCACATAGATTTAGTTGtgctttcttttcatttttacaATCCACGAATTTCTGTGTCCACAACTTATTTTAGTTGGGATATATTCGTTCAAACATCTGTACAAAATATGTTAAATATGTTACTAAATAAAAGTATTGCATAAAAGTTGCTAAGCTGTCTGCTCAGCTTCTTGATATTTGGTAATACAAGATGTGCGCGGACTCGATCTGAAGTAGTGCTGTTCTTAAGGAACATAGTATCGTCCTCATCCACGGATGTTGGAATGTTGAATACGGCAGACCATACACCATAGTCTCTCATATAAATGGTATAACATTTTATTTACGATTATCAGCAATACACCACCATATAATaaaagggaaaggaaaaaaaaaaggaaaaggaagcgGTATTTTCATTACAATAACATTGTATTCGTCGCTATGCCTATTCTAATTGCCTTTAAGGTATCAAAACACATTTTCTGAATGTGCTGTTTGCTGTTTTAAGTCCCAGCAAAATTAGTATGGCCCTTGTGTCCTGAACACACTTTACTGAAAGGGAAGCTGCATACCTTTTTGTTGTCCTGGCTTCTTTTGTAATCCCTAGTCAAATTGAGCAAAAAGGTGTAATACTGTTTTCTGTTTAGCTGTGGCAACGTAGCATGAATTGGTCCAGATGCTAACTGGAACGCTAACCGCTGCTTACTTGTCCTCTATTATAATCTACAGGAAACCCGGGACGGACAATGCAGTGGTTTGGTCACTTTGCTGTTACAGGGGAATCGACACATAAAAAAGGTGCTAGGGCACTTTCCCAGTTTGCATTTGTAAATCGTGATATTTGCTGGGAAGAACTTGAGTGGAAAGGAAAGCACGGGCAGtctcctgctgttgttgctaCTAAGCCTCATTATTTTCGTGATCTTGATGTTCTCCATACAGTGGAAAATTTCTTGGAGTATGTCCCAGACTTCTGGTCTTCTGATGAGCTTGCTGATTCTATTAAAGATGGCGAAATACTTCAAATTGATACAGAATATTTTGTGGATCAATTTTTGTATTTGATGTATGAGGAGAATTCCAAAGATGCATGGCAAGTGGTTGAAGATTTTTTGATGGACGAGCAGTTTTCCACTCTTTCTCAACATCTTCTTATTCATCTAGATGAGCAAAGGCTTCTTGATTTCTTGAAAGCTTTAGGCAAGCTCATCAGTCCGACTTCACAGTGCAAGGAGTTGGCATCCCCATGCTGCTGGCTTGAGGTTCTTTTGTCAGCGCATGGTGACCACATATCGCTAGATGATCTTATCTTATTGAACTGTGTCATTGCCAATGGTAGACAACTTTGGCGCCTCCTGAATgacgaagaacaagaggaagaacgGGGGCGGATGGATGAGCTTTTGAAGGGTGCAAATCACTTGACCGATGCTGATCATTTTTCTCTCATGACAGAATTCTTGAATAAAGAATTTCCTGACACACTTAAGTGGATAGGCATTCAGTCCTGGGTGATTTTCTGTGATCTGTCGAAGGATTGCAAATCAGCAGATACTTGCGAATCTTTGTTCTTCCATAACAAAATAGAATTCCGTAAGACTGGCTATTATTCATTAGTTCAAAATGATGGGTACTCAATTTCACATAAGTCAGATACTGATGATGAGGATCTCACTAGAAGTAGTCGTAAAAGGAGAAAGAGAAATAGGAAGAAAAGGCGGCCCAGATATGAATCTGATGAAGACAATCTTGACCAGCTGCTTGAACTTGCATCTTCCAATAGTAAGAACGGTGTTGAGTTACAACGTGGAAGCTGGCATCTTTCGACTGATGGTTTTTCTGCTTCATGGGATATTGTATGCTAGCATCTGTCTTGTTCAATACTATTTAATTGAAGTCATTAAATTACTCTTCTCAAATTTTGTTTTGTACATTTATGATTGCCATCTCATTCCTGCAGGCAGACATACCGGATCACCTTTCTACTTGTTATTTCAAGATATGGATAAAGTGGGCTTGCTTTAGATGATCCTCTTGGCTGAATGTGTATGGCATACTGCTACATTTGGGGTAAAAAATCGTGGAGCATGGAGCTGTATATACAGACATATTTCCAAATCACGTCTGCAATATTCTTGTGATGAATTCTGATGGTAAGTGCTCACTTCCATACGTCTCCAAGTTCAATTGGCATGCATACTGTATACTCTGTATTTTGTTATTGTTGCGGGATTTATGCAGTTCTTTTCTCATTCATCTTCTTTTGCTGCCTCGCTGGCATGTTGCAACTGCAAAGCCTAAACAATGCTTGTGTGCTATTTACTTCTGTTCAAAGCTGTGTTCACATTTGTCATATTTTTGCAGATTCATCCACCGGACATTCTGAATGCTGCTTGAGACCCAGGACCACAAAGCTCTCCTTGAGTTGCCCTGTAGGTTAACACCTATGGAAGAGTTTGGCTGTACTTTTTCCTCAGATATGGTCCAGGCTTTTCTTTGGAACATGTTTCAAGAGTTTGGCTGAGATTAGAGATATTGACTACACAATTAGTCTGTTTTTCCTGTAATTATGCTGTATAGTGCAAGTAGTGATTTTGCTCACAATATTTCGATTAAACCTGTTATACACGGATATGGTTGCTGTGAATTTAACATCCTTGGCTGTGATGTTACGCTTTACAGCTATCTGGtatattctttttcttgagtATCAGCTGTGAATCTGTATTGCCTGCAGTTCCCGTGAGGGACAGTTCTGACCTTGGTATTCATGCGTCATCATAGGCTCGTTTTGGCCCAGCCGAAGAGCCGATGAGGTACTGAAACATGTTCCACACGGTTCTAAATTTTCCAACTAATTTCACGTGTAATTCATGTGACGTCTGAATCGTGAAGCAGGCTTGGATTTTTTGGGCATTGTACAATGATTTATTTCACAACTGACACCAGAAACCTTTAGAACAGTGGCACTGCCCAGCCACAGAATGTGTACATACATTAACTGTATCCGACCACCCAAAGTACATGAAAATGGTAGTTTTCCAAATTTAAAAAGTAcgattctcttgaagtgtacaAATAATTGAATACCCCAGAGATCAGTTTCCCTGAA
This region includes:
- the LOC133909373 gene encoding large ribosomal subunit protein uL18y-like — protein: MGGFVKTQKTHAYFKRFQVKFKRRRAGKTDYRARIRLINQDKNKYNTPKYRFVVRFTNKDITAQIISATITGDMVLAAAYSHELPRYGLEVGLTNYAAAYCTGLLLARRVLKLRDLDQEYEGNVEATGEDFSVEPADERRPFRALLDVGLIRTTTGNRVFGALKGALDGGLDIPHGEKRFAGFKKDEKQLDAEIHRKYIYGGHVADYMRTLADEEPEKYQSHFSEYIKKGIEADDMEALYKKVHAAIRADPIMAKLAKEAPKEHKRYNLKKLTYDQRKARLVERLNALNNSGGADDDDEDDE
- the LOC133909374 gene encoding uncharacterized protein LOC133909374 gives rise to the protein MVQLFLQVPAEVGSVNTIAVKARRSLLSNAESIIKSVIKSGGRYEARLWLHSTVSSVHSLNRHDQRDLFLDLLEMKNSRQDVSARLLRMIFEKKPERAGYILAKKCHMLEEFFRGNPGRTMQWFGHFAVTGESTHKKGARALSQFAFVNRDICWEELEWKGKHGQSPAVVATKPHYFRDLDVLHTVENFLEYVPDFWSSDELADSIKDGEILQIDTEYFVDQFLYLMYEENSKDAWQVVEDFLMDEQFSTLSQHLLIHLDEQRLLDFLKALGKLISPTSQCKELASPCCWLEVLLSAHGDHISLDDLILLNCVIANGRQLWRLLNDEEQEEERGRMDELLKGANHLTDADHFSLMTEFLNKEFPDTLKWIGIQSWVIFCDLSKDCKSADTCESLFFHNKIEFRKTGYYSLVQNDGYSISHKSDTDDEDLTRSSRKRRKRNRKKRRPRYESDEDNLDQLLELASSNSKNGVELQRGSWHLSTDGFSASWDIADIPDHLSTCYFKIWIKWACFR